In Marivivens aquimaris, one genomic interval encodes:
- a CDS encoding MaoC family dehydratase — translation MLDNAPRGTICIEDIEIGMVRSLRKVVTDRDIELFAEVSTDRNPVHLDDAYAQDTIFEGRIAHGMLTAGLVSAVIGEQLPGHGTVYLGQNLKFLAPVRPGDMVLAEVEVINIDHSKRRVTLDTRCLVNNKKVLMGEAVVLAPSRKFD, via the coding sequence ATGCTGGATAACGCCCCCCGCGGAACGATCTGCATCGAGGATATCGAGATCGGCATGGTCCGCTCCCTGCGGAAGGTCGTGACCGATCGCGATATCGAACTGTTTGCCGAAGTGTCGACCGACCGTAACCCTGTCCATCTGGACGACGCCTATGCGCAGGACACGATCTTCGAAGGCCGTATCGCGCACGGTATGCTGACCGCTGGTCTGGTCTCTGCTGTGATCGGCGAACAGCTTCCGGGTCACGGTACGGTCTACCTTGGCCAGAACCTAAAGTTCCTTGCGCCGGTACGTCCGGGTGACATGGTGCTGGCCGAAGTCGAGGTTATCAACATCGACCACTCCAAGCGCCGCGTCACCCTTGATACCCGTTGTCTTGTGAACAACAAGAAGGTGCTGATGGGCGAAGCTGTCGTCCTCGCCCCCAGCCGTAAATTCGACTGA
- a CDS encoding carbonic anhydrase: MNKLGFAGISLAASLLAMPVFAAGTHWTYSGDEGPDHWGELSEEYASCAGGAMQSPIDLSGAEASGTVNYEFDYQPVALNILNNGHTVQFNTAEGGDLVEAGKTFHLAQIHFHTPSEHDVDGKEFPIEAHFVHQADDGALAVLGVLIEEGEANATLQTVIDNMPTTPTEAADVAGVTIDPNGLIPASHEIYRYMGSLTTPPCSEGVNWHVLATPMTASAEQIAALSEVLNHNNRPLQQLNARLLVGPSGN, translated from the coding sequence ATGAACAAACTTGGTTTTGCTGGCATCTCGCTGGCTGCTTCGCTCCTCGCGATGCCCGTTTTTGCGGCTGGCACACACTGGACTTATTCTGGCGACGAAGGCCCCGACCACTGGGGCGAGCTCTCTGAAGAGTACGCTTCGTGTGCTGGCGGCGCGATGCAGTCGCCGATCGATCTGTCGGGCGCCGAAGCGTCGGGCACCGTCAATTACGAGTTCGATTACCAGCCAGTTGCGCTGAACATCCTGAACAACGGCCACACGGTGCAGTTCAACACCGCCGAAGGCGGCGATCTGGTTGAGGCGGGCAAGACGTTCCACCTCGCGCAGATCCACTTCCATACGCCGAGCGAGCACGATGTGGACGGCAAGGAATTCCCGATCGAGGCGCACTTCGTTCACCAAGCCGACGACGGCGCACTCGCTGTTTTGGGCGTGCTGATCGAAGAAGGCGAGGCCAATGCGACGCTGCAAACCGTGATCGACAATATGCCGACCACGCCGACCGAGGCGGCCGATGTTGCGGGCGTAACCATCGACCCGAACGGCCTGATCCCTGCATCGCACGAGATCTACCGCTACATGGGCTCGCTCACCACGCCGCCCTGCTCGGAAGGCGTGAACTGGCACGTACTGGCTACGCCGATGACCGCATCGGCAGAGCAGATCGCTGCCCTGTCCGAAGTACTGAACCACAACAACCGTCCGCTACAGCAGCTGAACGCGCGTCTGCTGGTCGGTCCGTCGGGTAACTGA
- the groL gene encoding chaperonin GroEL (60 kDa chaperone family; promotes refolding of misfolded polypeptides especially under stressful conditions; forms two stacked rings of heptamers to form a barrel-shaped 14mer; ends can be capped by GroES; misfolded proteins enter the barrel where they are refolded when GroES binds), translated as MAAKDVKFGTEARNGMLRGVNILADAVKVTLGPKGRNVVLEKSFGAPRITKDGVSVAKEIELEDKFENMGAQMVKEVASRTNDEAGDGTTTATVLAQAIVREGLKQVAAGLNPMDLKRGIDMATAKVVEQIKSMAREVADSDEVAQVGTISANGEASIGRQIADAMQKVGNDGVITVEENKGMETEVEVVEGMQFDRGYLSPYFVTNPDKMIAELDDCIVLLHEKKLSSLQPMVPLLEQVIQSQKPLLIIAEDVEGEALATLVVNKLRGGLKIAAVKAPGFGDRRKAMLQDIAILTGGQVISEDLGMKLENVTMDMLGSAKKIQISKDNTTIVDGAGGKAEIEARVAQIRTQIEETTSDYDREKLQERVAKLAGGVAVIRVGGMTEIEVKERKDRVDDALNATRAAVQEGIVVGGGVALVQAGKALEGLTGANPDQNAGVALVRRALEAPLRQIADNAGVDGAVVAGKVRESDDVKFGFNAQTEEYGDMFAFGVIDPAKVTRTALEDAASIAGLLITTEAMVADKPAKEGAGAPDMGGMGGMGGMM; from the coding sequence ATGGCTGCTAAGGACGTCAAATTCGGCACCGAAGCCCGCAACGGCATGCTTCGCGGTGTCAACATTCTTGCTGACGCGGTAAAAGTGACGCTCGGCCCGAAAGGCCGCAACGTTGTTCTCGAAAAGTCGTTCGGTGCCCCGCGCATCACCAAGGACGGTGTTTCGGTCGCTAAAGAGATCGAGCTTGAAGACAAGTTCGAGAACATGGGCGCACAGATGGTCAAAGAAGTCGCTTCGCGTACCAACGACGAAGCCGGCGACGGTACCACCACTGCGACCGTTCTTGCTCAGGCAATCGTTCGTGAAGGTCTCAAGCAGGTTGCTGCTGGCCTGAACCCGATGGACCTGAAGCGCGGTATCGACATGGCAACCGCCAAGGTCGTCGAGCAGATCAAGTCGATGGCTCGCGAAGTCGCTGACTCGGACGAAGTCGCTCAGGTTGGCACCATTTCGGCCAACGGCGAAGCTTCGATCGGTCGTCAGATCGCAGACGCGATGCAGAAGGTCGGCAACGACGGCGTCATCACCGTCGAAGAAAACAAGGGCATGGAAACCGAAGTAGAAGTCGTCGAAGGCATGCAGTTCGACCGCGGCTACCTGTCGCCGTACTTCGTCACCAACCCGGACAAGATGATTGCAGAACTCGATGACTGCATCGTTCTGCTCCACGAGAAGAAGCTGTCGTCGCTCCAGCCGATGGTTCCGCTGCTCGAGCAGGTCATCCAGTCGCAGAAGCCGCTCCTCATCATCGCTGAGGACGTTGAAGGCGAAGCTCTGGCAACTCTCGTTGTCAACAAGCTGCGTGGCGGTCTGAAGATTGCTGCCGTGAAGGCTCCGGGCTTCGGCGATCGCCGTAAGGCCATGCTGCAGGACATCGCGATCCTCACCGGCGGTCAGGTCATCTCGGAAGACCTCGGCATGAAGCTCGAGAACGTCACCATGGATATGCTCGGCTCGGCCAAGAAGATCCAGATCTCGAAGGACAACACCACCATCGTTGATGGCGCTGGTGGAAAGGCAGAGATCGAAGCACGCGTTGCCCAGATCCGCACCCAGATCGAAGAAACCACTTCGGACTACGACCGTGAGAAGCTGCAAGAGCGCGTTGCCAAGCTGGCAGGCGGTGTTGCTGTTATCCGCGTCGGCGGCATGACCGAAATCGAAGTGAAAGAGCGTAAGGACCGCGTTGATGACGCACTGAACGCGACCCGTGCTGCTGTTCAGGAAGGCATCGTCGTTGGCGGTGGTGTTGCTCTGGTTCAGGCTGGCAAGGCTCTCGAAGGTCTGACCGGTGCAAACCCCGATCAGAACGCCGGTGTTGCTCTGGTTCGCCGCGCTCTCGAAGCTCCGCTGCGTCAGATCGCTGACAACGCTGGTGTCGACGGTGCTGTCGTTGCCGGTAAGGTCCGTGAATCGGATGACGTGAAGTTCGGCTTCAACGCTCAGACTGAAGAGTACGGCGACATGTTCGCATTCGGCGTCATCGACCCGGCTAAAGTGACCCGCACCGCTCTGGAAGACGCTGCTTCCATCGCTGGCCTGCTGATCACCACCGAAGCCATGGTTGCTGACAAGCCGGCCAAAGAAGGTGCTGGCGCACCGGACATGGGCGGAATGGGCGGCATGGGCGGCATGATGTAA
- a CDS encoding manganese-dependent inorganic pyrophosphatase, giving the protein MTTLVFGHKSPDTDSTGSPLIWAWYLNEVKGVDAKAVLLGEPNTEAAFVVEKWGFEKPEIISSVDAGQQVVIVDTNNPAELPADINAADITAIIDHHKLVGGLETKGPIDITIRPLACTATIMYDLMGDDADKMPDNIKGAMLSCILSDTLEFRSPTTTDVDKALAQKLASELNIDLGAYASEMFEAKSDISAFSDAELIRMDSKEYAVEGTKFRVSVLETTAPKLVLDRKASIMESMTAVAAEDGVDQVLLFVVDILNEEATLFVPNDLVKTVAEKSFDATVEGDSVVLPGIMSRKKQIIPNLKL; this is encoded by the coding sequence ATGACGACTCTTGTTTTCGGCCATAAATCCCCCGACACCGACTCGACCGGCTCCCCGCTGATCTGGGCTTGGTATCTGAACGAAGTTAAGGGCGTCGACGCCAAGGCGGTTCTGCTCGGCGAGCCGAACACCGAAGCTGCTTTCGTCGTTGAAAAGTGGGGCTTCGAAAAGCCGGAAATCATTTCGTCGGTCGACGCAGGCCAGCAGGTTGTCATCGTTGACACCAACAATCCTGCAGAGCTGCCCGCAGACATCAACGCAGCCGACATCACCGCCATCATCGACCACCACAAGCTGGTCGGCGGTCTGGAAACCAAAGGCCCGATCGACATCACCATTCGTCCGCTCGCCTGCACCGCGACCATCATGTACGATCTGATGGGCGATGACGCCGACAAGATGCCGGATAACATCAAGGGCGCGATGCTGTCGTGCATCCTGTCCGACACCCTCGAATTCCGTTCGCCGACCACCACCGACGTCGACAAGGCGCTGGCTCAGAAGCTCGCTTCGGAACTGAACATCGACCTCGGCGCCTACGCCTCGGAAATGTTCGAAGCCAAGTCGGATATCTCGGCATTCTCGGACGCTGAACTGATCCGCATGGACTCGAAAGAGTACGCTGTCGAAGGCACCAAGTTCCGCGTTTCGGTTCTCGAAACCACCGCACCGAAGCTGGTTCTCGACCGCAAGGCGTCGATCATGGAATCGATGACTGCCGTTGCAGCCGAAGACGGTGTCGATCAGGTTCTCCTGTTCGTCGTCGACATCCTGAACGAAGAAGCCACCCTGTTCGTCCCGAACGATCTGGTCAAAACCGTTGCCGAGAAGTCGTTCGATGCGACCGTCGAAGGCGACAGCGTTGTTCTTCCGGGCATCATGTCCCGCAAGAAGCAGATCATCCCGAACCTCAAGCTCTGA
- a CDS encoding TraB/GumN family protein, giving the protein MKRFLLPTIAILTATQADAFCGEMSFMEFLSPERQAEVQAKAADVINAQGLFWTATRGEDTLYIAGSVHIYTPELDPLIDAMVSEVIAPTEVLLTEASAEDFAKVNQMLAADPSLILLPDNKTLIDLMDPVAWSALHEVLRNRGIPAFTVGRLKPFMVATQLSLMSECINVQDPATMEGVDHSAFLAAQELDIPNKSLEAPTTIFELMDSMPLDDQIATLEIANFHPEIINATLSTMVNAYLDQDISLLMVADTIPELLAPYADPDEADRIMAAQNDLLLDKRNHNWIPVIEAETAKYDDISIVVGAAHLPGDEGILNLLAENGWSIARIE; this is encoded by the coding sequence ATGAAGCGCTTTTTGCTGCCTACGATCGCCATTCTGACCGCCACCCAAGCGGATGCTTTCTGCGGCGAGATGTCGTTCATGGAGTTTCTGTCGCCAGAACGTCAGGCCGAAGTGCAGGCCAAAGCTGCCGATGTCATCAACGCGCAGGGACTATTCTGGACCGCCACGCGCGGCGAAGACACTCTTTATATAGCGGGGAGCGTGCACATCTATACGCCCGAGCTCGACCCGCTGATCGACGCGATGGTTTCCGAGGTGATCGCGCCGACGGAAGTACTGTTGACCGAGGCCTCCGCCGAGGATTTCGCGAAGGTCAATCAGATGCTCGCCGCCGATCCGTCGCTGATCCTGCTGCCGGACAATAAAACCCTGATCGACCTGATGGACCCCGTTGCGTGGTCTGCGCTTCATGAAGTCCTCAGAAATCGCGGCATTCCGGCGTTCACCGTTGGTCGGCTGAAGCCGTTCATGGTCGCGACCCAGCTTTCGCTGATGAGCGAATGTATTAACGTGCAGGATCCGGCCACGATGGAAGGCGTCGATCACAGCGCGTTCCTCGCGGCGCAGGAACTGGACATCCCGAACAAGAGCCTCGAAGCGCCAACGACCATTTTTGAACTGATGGACAGTATGCCTCTGGACGACCAGATCGCGACGCTGGAGATCGCCAACTTTCATCCCGAGATCATCAACGCAACGCTCTCTACTATGGTGAATGCCTACCTCGATCAGGACATCAGCCTGCTGATGGTGGCCGATACCATTCCCGAATTGCTCGCGCCTTACGCTGACCCCGACGAAGCGGACCGGATTATGGCGGCCCAGAACGATCTGCTGCTGGACAAGCGGAACCATAATTGGATTCCCGTGATCGAAGCCGAAACCGCCAAATACGATGATATTTCGATCGTCGTCGGCGCCGCCCACCTGCCGGGAGACGAAGGCATCCTCAATCTGCTCGCCGAAAACGGCTGGAGCATTGCACGTATCGAATGA
- a CDS encoding mannitol dehydrogenase family protein, with the protein MAIKLETSALDQLPAEVGKPEYDRSALTAGILHVGVGNFHRAHQAVYLDRLFALGESHEWALCGAGVRAGDALMREKLEAQDWMTTVVELDPSGLTARVTGSMIDFIEIHADKTIARMADPVTKIVSTTITEGGYYVDALTDGFDTKHPDIVHDAENPDTPKTVFGMVIKALRMRRDAGLPPFTFMSCDNLPENGHVAKRTVVGLAKLIDEDFATWISENVAFPNSMVDCITPATSDRERQLVADKFGIVDAWPVACEPFRQWVMEDNFPQGRPALEKVGVEFVEDVAQYELMKLRILNGGHAAIAYPSALIGHHFVHDAMADPLIHDWLDALERREVIPTLQPIEGVDYQKYREKIIERFSNPEVGDTIPRLCLDGSNRQPKFILPTLRDALANGADISGLALEVALWCRYCTRVDEAGNEIAPNDDNHVALKEYADAAKERPAAFLENQAVFGDLAQNETFVAAFGAALNSLYDNGVADTLRAYIAK; encoded by the coding sequence ATGGCTATCAAACTCGAAACATCCGCACTCGACCAGCTCCCCGCAGAAGTGGGTAAGCCTGAGTATGACCGCAGCGCTCTGACTGCCGGTATCCTCCACGTAGGTGTCGGCAACTTCCACCGCGCGCACCAGGCTGTCTATCTCGACCGTCTGTTTGCGCTCGGCGAAAGCCACGAGTGGGCACTTTGCGGTGCTGGCGTTCGCGCAGGCGACGCGCTGATGCGTGAAAAGCTGGAAGCTCAGGACTGGATGACCACGGTCGTCGAACTGGACCCGTCGGGTCTGACCGCGCGCGTCACCGGCTCCATGATCGACTTCATCGAAATCCACGCGGACAAGACCATTGCCCGCATGGCCGATCCGGTCACCAAGATCGTTTCGACCACCATCACCGAAGGCGGCTACTACGTTGACGCCCTCACCGACGGTTTCGACACTAAGCACCCCGATATCGTCCACGACGCAGAGAACCCCGATACCCCGAAGACGGTCTTCGGCATGGTCATCAAGGCACTGCGTATGCGCCGCGACGCAGGTCTGCCGCCGTTCACCTTCATGTCCTGCGACAACCTTCCCGAAAACGGTCACGTTGCAAAGCGCACCGTTGTTGGTCTCGCAAAGCTAATCGACGAAGACTTCGCCACCTGGATTTCGGAGAACGTCGCGTTCCCGAACTCGATGGTTGACTGCATCACGCCCGCCACCTCGGACCGTGAACGCCAGCTGGTTGCCGACAAGTTCGGCATCGTCGACGCATGGCCTGTCGCTTGCGAGCCGTTCCGTCAGTGGGTGATGGAAGACAACTTCCCGCAGGGGCGCCCTGCCCTCGAAAAGGTTGGCGTAGAGTTCGTCGAGGACGTCGCCCAGTACGAGCTGATGAAGCTGCGCATCCTGAATGGTGGCCACGCTGCGATTGCTTACCCGTCGGCTCTAATCGGTCACCACTTCGTCCACGACGCAATGGCTGACCCGCTCATCCACGACTGGCTGGACGCACTGGAACGCCGCGAGGTCATCCCGACCCTTCAGCCGATCGAAGGCGTGGACTACCAGAAGTACCGCGAAAAGATCATCGAGCGCTTCTCGAACCCCGAAGTTGGCGACACGATCCCGCGTCTCTGCCTCGACGGTTCGAACCGCCAGCCGAAGTTCATCCTGCCGACCCTGCGCGACGCGCTGGCCAATGGTGCGGACATTTCGGGTCTGGCTCTCGAAGTTGCTCTGTGGTGCCGCTACTGCACCCGCGTTGACGAAGCAGGCAACGAGATCGCACCGAATGACGACAACCACGTCGCGCTCAAGGAATACGCTGACGCCGCCAAAGAGCGCCCCGCAGCCTTCCTCGAGAACCAGGCTGTCTTTGGTGATCTGGCCCAGAACGAGACCTTCGTTGCGGCCTTCGGCGCTGCGCTGAACAGCCTCTACGACAACGGCGTTGCGGACACCCTCCGCGCCTATATCGCGAAATAA
- a CDS encoding bifunctional riboflavin kinase/FAD synthetase: MRIIRDTLYIDPSDRGAVAAIGNFDGVHLGHQAVISLARKVADEAGLPLGVMTFEPHPRQFFAPGAPAFRLMNAEAKAHRLEKLGVEKLYEVPFNAALAGLSPREFAQQIIVDRLGLAHVVVGEDFFFGKARAGDVNTLKDLGAELGFGVTVTPLLSLDEEVSSTNIRNALAEGRPGDAAAMLGHLHRIEGEVIRGDQRGRDLGYPTANMSIDGLHQPKLGVYAVKVDVLEGTYKGTYGGAASIGVRPMFGQDNVPNIETFIFDFKGDLYGTMLSVALIEYLRPELKFDSLQALIDQMDADCRQSREILANDGN, encoded by the coding sequence ATGCGTATTATCCGCGATACCCTTTATATCGACCCGAGCGACCGTGGCGCCGTTGCGGCCATCGGTAATTTCGATGGTGTTCACCTCGGCCATCAGGCCGTCATCTCGCTGGCCCGCAAGGTCGCCGACGAGGCTGGCCTGCCGCTGGGCGTCATGACGTTCGAGCCGCATCCGCGACAGTTCTTTGCCCCGGGTGCCCCAGCTTTCCGCTTGATGAATGCCGAAGCGAAAGCTCACCGCCTTGAAAAGCTCGGCGTTGAGAAGCTGTACGAAGTGCCGTTCAACGCGGCGCTCGCCGGTCTGTCGCCCCGCGAGTTTGCCCAGCAGATCATAGTTGATCGTCTTGGCCTCGCTCATGTCGTCGTCGGAGAGGACTTCTTCTTCGGCAAGGCGCGTGCAGGTGATGTGAACACACTCAAAGACCTCGGCGCAGAGCTTGGATTCGGCGTCACCGTCACCCCGCTTCTTTCGCTGGACGAGGAAGTGTCTTCCACCAACATTCGCAATGCACTGGCCGAAGGCCGACCCGGTGATGCCGCGGCGATGCTCGGCCACCTGCACCGGATTGAGGGCGAGGTCATTCGCGGCGACCAGCGTGGCCGCGACCTTGGCTACCCGACAGCCAATATGTCGATCGACGGCCTGCACCAGCCGAAGCTGGGTGTCTATGCGGTGAAGGTCGATGTGCTCGAAGGCACCTACAAAGGCACCTACGGCGGCGCGGCTTCCATTGGCGTGCGCCCGATGTTCGGTCAGGACAACGTGCCAAACATCGAAACTTTCATTTTCGATTTTAAAGGCGACCTCTACGGCACAATGTTGTCGGTCGCCCTGATCGAATACCTTCGCCCCGAACTCAAGTTCGACAGCCTTCAGGCGCTCATCGACCAGATGGACGCCGACTGCCGCCAAAGCCGAGAGATCCTCGCAAATGACGGAAATTGA
- a CDS encoding co-chaperone GroES — translation MAFKPLHDRVLVRRVQSDEKTAGGLIIPDSAKEKPAEGEVVACGEGARKDSGELIAMAVKAGDRVLFGKWSGTEVTVDGEELLIMKEGDILGIIA, via the coding sequence ATGGCTTTCAAACCGCTGCACGACCGCGTTCTGGTTCGCCGCGTTCAGAGCGACGAAAAAACTGCTGGTGGCCTTATCATTCCGGATAGCGCCAAGGAAAAGCCGGCTGAAGGCGAAGTCGTCGCTTGTGGCGAAGGCGCCCGCAAGGACTCGGGCGAACTGATCGCAATGGCCGTCAAAGCTGGCGATCGCGTTCTGTTCGGCAAGTGGTCCGGCACCGAAGTCACTGTCGACGGTGAAGAACTTCTCATCATGAAGGAAGGCGACATTCTCGGCATCATCGCCTGA
- a CDS encoding L-iditol 2-dehydrogenase, translated as MERLAGKTALITGAARGIGLAFAKAYVAEGAKVAIADINAEAAAKAAAEIGDAAIAVQCDVTSVESIESAVASVEEQFGGIDILINNAALFTAAPIIEISEADYNRVFDVNVKGTLFMMQAVAKGMIARGRGGKIINMASQAGRRGESLVAVYCATKAAVISMTQSAGLNLIHHGINVNAIAPGVVDGEHWDGVDAFFAKYEGLPPGEKKRRVGKEVPYGRMGRAEDLTGMAVFLATKDADYVVAQTYNVDGGNWMS; from the coding sequence ATGGAGCGGCTTGCTGGTAAAACAGCATTGATTACAGGCGCAGCCCGAGGAATCGGGCTCGCCTTTGCCAAGGCCTATGTGGCCGAAGGTGCAAAGGTCGCGATCGCCGATATCAATGCAGAAGCAGCTGCCAAAGCTGCTGCGGAAATCGGCGATGCCGCGATCGCGGTACAATGCGATGTGACGTCTGTCGAAAGCATCGAAAGCGCCGTTGCATCGGTCGAAGAGCAGTTCGGCGGGATCGACATCCTGATCAACAACGCTGCCCTCTTCACCGCTGCGCCGATCATCGAGATTTCCGAAGCCGATTATAACCGTGTGTTCGACGTTAACGTCAAAGGCACACTGTTCATGATGCAAGCAGTCGCGAAGGGCATGATCGCCCGCGGTCGCGGCGGCAAAATCATCAATATGGCCAGTCAGGCAGGTCGCCGCGGTGAAAGCCTCGTCGCTGTTTACTGCGCCACCAAGGCGGCCGTCATCAGCATGACGCAGTCCGCAGGTCTGAACCTCATTCACCACGGTATCAATGTGAACGCGATCGCGCCTGGCGTTGTCGACGGCGAACATTGGGACGGTGTGGATGCGTTCTTTGCAAAGTACGAGGGGCTTCCTCCCGGCGAGAAAAAGCGCCGCGTAGGCAAAGAAGTTCCTTATGGGCGTATGGGTCGTGCCGAAGACCTCACCGGTATGGCCGTTTTCCTAGCAACAAAAGATGCCGATTACGTGGTCGCCCAGACCTATAACGTAGACGGCGGTAACTGGATGAGCTGA
- a CDS encoding YcgN family cysteine cluster protein: protein MTEIDRKGLGHRYWEKIPMAKMSRPQWEALCDGCGKCCLNKLEDEETGEVALTRVACRLLDDDTCLCSQYPIRHQFVPECIVLSPKTITENLYWLPQTCAYRLLHVGQPLPEWHPLLTGRPETVHEANASLRGQTVSEFDVADDDWEDYIIEEPT, encoded by the coding sequence ATGACGGAAATTGATCGCAAAGGTCTTGGCCATCGTTATTGGGAGAAAATCCCGATGGCCAAGATGTCCCGCCCGCAGTGGGAAGCCCTCTGCGACGGTTGCGGCAAGTGCTGCCTGAACAAGCTCGAAGACGAGGAAACCGGCGAAGTGGCGCTGACCCGCGTGGCCTGCCGGTTGCTGGACGACGATACCTGCCTATGTAGCCAGTATCCGATCCGTCACCAGTTCGTTCCCGAGTGCATTGTCCTATCTCCTAAAACCATTACCGAAAACCTTTACTGGCTCCCGCAGACTTGCGCCTACCGCCTTCTGCACGTGGGCCAGCCGCTTCCCGAGTGGCATCCGCTGCTGACAGGCCGTCCGGAAACGGTCCACGAAGCGAACGCATCCCTGCGCGGCCAGACCGTGTCGGAGTTCGACGTCGCCGATGATGATTGGGAAGACTACATTATTGAGGAACCCACCTGA
- a CDS encoding GNAT family N-acetyltransferase: MFAPDFLREMQSGEEQAVEALLNAAFGQPDEANLVRKLRKSKAMAGEMVLPSEQGIVGYLALSRMIAPKSWLCLAPVAIHPDLHGMGYGKRMVGMITEWARMTDQTLVVLGEPALYTSAGFRPAPEGLTSPYPVEYTMVAGPAKAKSLELRYPQAFD; encoded by the coding sequence ATGTTCGCACCCGACTTCCTTCGCGAAATGCAAAGCGGCGAAGAACAGGCCGTCGAGGCCCTTTTGAACGCGGCATTCGGCCAGCCGGATGAAGCGAACCTCGTGCGCAAGCTCCGCAAGTCAAAAGCGATGGCGGGCGAAATGGTTCTGCCGTCAGAGCAAGGCATCGTCGGATACCTCGCGCTGTCCCGCATGATCGCGCCGAAAAGCTGGCTGTGCCTCGCACCTGTGGCGATTCATCCCGACCTGCACGGCATGGGCTACGGCAAGCGAATGGTCGGCATGATTACTGAGTGGGCCCGCATGACGGATCAAACGCTCGTCGTTCTCGGCGAGCCAGCGCTTTATACCAGCGCCGGCTTCCGCCCTGCCCCCGAAGGTCTGACCTCGCCCTACCCCGTCGAATACACGATGGTCGCCGGCCCCGCGAAAGCGAAGAGCCTTGAGCTGCGCTATCCGCAAGCGTTCGACTAA
- a CDS encoding TIGR01459 family HAD-type hydrolase, translating into MTQTINSFAEISDQYDAAFVDLWGCMHNGIEAFSEAVAAMQAYRQRGGKVIYVTNAPRAWPLVVEQMKHWGLPDDTWDAISTSGDAARVAMFSGAVGEKVWFIGEDRDLTFFNPIKVVENPVDIQRVPLDDAEGIVNCGPFDPQADPQDMRPQLLLAREKGLKMLCANPDIIIDRGEKREWCAGAVAKVYEEMGGETLYFGKPHPPIYDLARRRLLQEGIEPDEAQIICIGDGIKTDISGAQGEGYDSLFITGGIAAEETKTETQPDADALSAYLEKEMQAPTYSIGFLR; encoded by the coding sequence ATGACCCAGACCATCAATTCCTTTGCCGAAATCTCCGACCAGTACGACGCCGCCTTCGTGGATCTCTGGGGCTGTATGCACAACGGTATCGAAGCATTCTCCGAAGCGGTTGCCGCGATGCAGGCCTATCGTCAGCGCGGCGGCAAGGTCATCTATGTGACCAACGCTCCGCGTGCTTGGCCGCTGGTTGTCGAACAGATGAAGCACTGGGGCCTGCCCGACGATACGTGGGATGCGATCTCGACCTCGGGTGACGCAGCGCGTGTCGCGATGTTCTCGGGTGCCGTGGGCGAAAAAGTCTGGTTCATCGGTGAAGACCGCGATCTGACGTTCTTCAACCCGATCAAGGTTGTCGAGAACCCCGTGGACATCCAGCGCGTCCCTCTGGACGATGCAGAAGGCATCGTGAACTGCGGCCCGTTCGACCCGCAGGCCGACCCGCAGGATATGCGCCCGCAACTTCTGCTCGCCCGCGAAAAGGGTCTGAAGATGCTCTGCGCCAATCCCGACATTATCATCGACCGCGGCGAGAAGCGCGAATGGTGCGCCGGTGCCGTTGCGAAGGTCTATGAGGAAATGGGCGGTGAGACGCTCTATTTCGGCAAACCGCATCCGCCGATCTATGACCTCGCGCGCCGCCGCCTGCTCCAAGAGGGCATCGAGCCTGACGAAGCCCAGATCATCTGCATCGGTGACGGAATCAAAACCGACATTTCGGGCGCGCAGGGAGAGGGCTATGATTCCCTCTTCATCACTGGCGGCATCGCGGCGGAAGAGACAAAAACCGAAACGCAGCCGGATGCAGACGCGCTAAGTGCCTATCTCGAAAAAGAAATGCAGGCGCCGACCTATTCGATCGGCTTCCTACGTTAG